In the genome of Cryptomeria japonica chromosome 8, Sugi_1.0, whole genome shotgun sequence, one region contains:
- the LOC131030227 gene encoding putative pectinesterase 11 — MKSKSSASVFSLLVAALQVCFFLLSVQPTYGLGGFPVKKLSRKTQRSLAGNLGGGVDYSSALLIVVSQKKGEGDFSKVQDAINAVPVDNKNLIFIRVLPGIYREKVTIPVEKPYIILSGRNASNTVITWNENAGATGGTYFCATMTVLASDFVARFITIQNSYGPGDQAVAIRISADRSAFYSCRFLGFQDTVLDDSGRHYFKNCFIEGAADFICGDGQSIYEQCHLHTIPLLNGAITAQKRLSAGEQTGFVFINSKITGAGLMLLGRAWGPYARVIFALTFMDNIIFPQGWDNWNDTSREKTVTFAQYKCSGPGANSAGRVPWSFELSDKDAAPFLSSSFVNGEQWIKKMPTRLTRATNLIPKNG; from the exons ATGAAGTCTAAGAGCTCAGCTTCTGTATTCTCCCTGCTTGTTGCAGCACTGCAAGTTTGCTTCTTTTTGCTATCTGTGCAGCCTACTTATGGTCTTGGTGGATTTCCTGTAAAGAAACTGTCAAGAAAAACACAGAGATCTTTGGCTGGGAATCTTGGGGGTGGTGTAGATTACAGCTCTGCTCTTCTTATTGTTGTTTCTCAAAAGAAAGGTGAAGGGGATTTTAGTAAGGTGCAAGATGCAATCAATGCTGTTCCTGTTGATAACAAAAATCTTATCTTCATTCGTGTTCTGCCTGGAATTTACAG GGAAAAGGTGACCATTCCTGTAGAGAAGCCTTACATAATTCTAAGTGGGCGTAACGCGAGCAATACTGTGATAACCTGGAACGAGAATGCTGGAGCCACGGGAGGCACGTATTTCTGTGCAACAATGACAGTATTGGCTTCTGATTTTGTAGCAAGATTTATCACAATACAG AATTCATATGGTCCTGGCGATCAAGCCGTTGCAATAAGGATTTCTGCAGACAGGTCTGCATTTTATAGCTGCAGATTTCTAGGCTTTCAGGACACTGTACTTGATGACAGTGGAAGACATTACTTCAAAAACTGTTTCATTGAAGGTGCCGCAGATTTTATATGCGGTGATGGGCAATCCATCTATGAG CAATGTCATCTTCACACAATTCCTCTGTTGAACGGAGCCATTACAGCACAGAAAAGGCTCTCTGCAGGGGAACAAACAGGATTTGTGTTTATTAACAGTAAGATAACAGGGGCTGGTTTAATGCTTCTGGGCAGAGCATGGGGACCTTACGCCAGAGTTATATTTGCTCTCACCTTCATGGATAATATTATCTTTCCTCAAGGATGGGATAACTGGAATGATACTTCTAGAGAAAA GACTGTAACTTTTGCTCAGTATAAATGCTCTGGACCAGGAGCAAATAGTGCAGGAAGAGTTCCATGGTCATTTGAGCTGAGTGATAAAGATGCGGCGCCATTTCTGAGCAGCAGTTTTGTTAATGGAGAGCAGTGGATCAAGAAAATGCCCACTCGTTTGACAAGAGCTACCAATCTTATTCCCAAAAACGGTTGA